In a genomic window of Drosophila takahashii strain IR98-3 E-12201 chromosome 3L, DtakHiC1v2, whole genome shotgun sequence:
- the LOC108066749 gene encoding uncharacterized protein isoform X2 — protein MSARHQRGRRGGIKTRGRGPKELERKLHAPLLRQRHHLILDFALAFIFKRRRTQGHAYAGMQDTGILPIVCRTPATSSKSKPVLVLGFHLSIFISSCANGTRFQKDESICGCVKCCLPWWL, from the exons ATGTCCGCCCGACATCAACGGGGCAGGAGAGGAGGGATCAAGACGAGAGGACGAGGACCGAAAGAGCTGGAAAGGAAGCTGCATGCCCCACTTCTCCGTCAGCGCCATCATCTCATCCTGGATTTTGCGCTtgcattcatttttaaaagacGAAGGACCCAGGGGCATGCTTATGCAGGTATGCAGGATACAGGGATACTTCCCATTGTCTGCAGGACACCGGCAACATCCTCCAAATCAAAGCCAGTGCTCGTGCTCGGGTTCCATCTCTCCATCTTCATCTCGTCATGCGCTAATGGCACAAG ATTCCAAAAAGATGAAAGCATATGTGGCTGTGTGAAGTG
- the LOC108066749 gene encoding uncharacterized protein isoform X1, which yields MPRALSLDDELCTPTPTHIIIHNSSDCHCLCPPDINGAGEEGSRREDEDRKSWKGSCMPHFSVSAIISSWILRLHSFLKDEGPRGMLMQVCRIQGYFPLSAGHRQHPPNQSQCSCSGSISPSSSRHALMAQDSKKMKAYVAV from the exons ATGCCGAGAGCCTTATCACTGGATGACG AGCTTTGCACTCCGACCCCCACTCACATTATCATTCACAACTCATCCGATTGTCATTGTCTATGTCCGCCCGACATCAACGGGGCAGGAGAGGAGGGATCAAGACGAGAGGACGAGGACCGAAAGAGCTGGAAAGGAAGCTGCATGCCCCACTTCTCCGTCAGCGCCATCATCTCATCCTGGATTTTGCGCTtgcattcatttttaaaagacGAAGGACCCAGGGGCATGCTTATGCAGGTATGCAGGATACAGGGATACTTCCCATTGTCTGCAGGACACCGGCAACATCCTCCAAATCAAAGCCAGTGCTCGTGCTCGGGTTCCATCTCTCCATCTTCATCTCGTCATGCGCTAATGGCACAAG ATTCCAAAAAGATGAAAGCATATGTGGCTGTGTGA
- the LOC108066719 gene encoding uncharacterized protein — MSLDYTNWLLNRLAAFYHSIYFYVSLFSLGYCFLLYQARERIYQMELTWGRISLVYSCAGILVLMLTLVVYYAWMAGGLVWRQYWEHNRVSQRTRFLFNLYRMQQVGELK; from the coding sequence ATGAGCCTGGACTACACAAACTGGCTGCTGAACCGGCTGGCGGCCTTCTACCACTCGATCTACTTCTACGTGTCGCTCTTTTCGCTTGGCTACTGCTTTCTTTTGTACCAGGCGCGGGAGAGGATCTACCAGATGGAGCTGACCTGGGGCAGGATCTCGCTGGTGTACAGCTGCGCCGGCATCCTGGTCCTGATGTTAACCCTGGTGGTTTACTACGCCTGGATGGCCGGTGGGTTGGTTTGGCGTCAGTATTGGGAACACAACCGCGTCTCGCAACGCACTCGTTTCCTGTTCAACTTGTACCGAATGCAGCAAGTCGGGGAACTGAAGTAG